The Onthophagus taurus isolate NC chromosome 2, IU_Otau_3.0, whole genome shotgun sequence genome includes a window with the following:
- the LOC111429224 gene encoding UPAR/Ly6 domain-containing protein cold: MNAFISSYILIILIVGNINISSALECYVCERQESNNEKCGSTMQTCQTEQDVCLTEISWGSTPYWTEGAKKQYYISKMCATKAQCHQKRSASMIHCTHIWYEDWRCFDCCRGDRCNYYIFSNSGRNAVSKILVGITILLTFFIHHS; this comes from the exons atgAACGCATTTATTTCTTcgtatatattaataatattaattgtaggtaatataaatatat cATCTGCTTTAGAATGTTATGTTTGTGAAAgacaagagagcaataatgaaaaatgtggaagtACAATGCAGACTTGTCAAACTGAGCAGGATGTGTGtttaacagaaataagctGGGGTAGTACTCCATATTGGACTGAAGGTgctaaaaaacaatattacatCTCAAAGATGTGTGCAACAAAAGCACAATGTCATCAAAAACGTAGTGCAAGTATGATTCATTGTACACACATTTGGTATGAAGATTGGAGATGTTTCGATTGTTGTCGAGGAGATAGGTGTAACTATTACATCTTT tcaAATTCTGGACGAAATGctgtatcaaaaatattagttgggattacaattttattaacattttttattcatcatTCTTGA
- the LOC111420881 gene encoding pleckstrin homology domain-containing family A member 3-like isoform X1 codes for MEGTLWKWTNYWNGWQTRWFVLENGVLTYYKSQEEVNQGCKGSIKVQACEINVNYIDITRMDLVIPGEQHMYLRAPTSQERQKWLVALGTAKACVQTKNRKDSADTNPDTLKSKKSELRLYCDLLMQQVHVVKTAAIDENGPQIAKIDEATSLLTATCDTFIKTLEDCMKLASANVLYELSPNNDLTLPPTPVNLNPPIKKTKNVSRLNSNDSQ; via the exons atggAAGGAACTTTATGGAAATGGACAAATTACTGGAAcg GTTGGCAAACCAGATGGTTTGTCTTGGAAAATGGTGTACTAACTTATTATAAATCTCAAGAGGAAGTTAATCAAGGATGCAAAGGATCAATTAAAGTACAAGCTTGTGAAATAAATg TGAATTATATTGATATTACAAGGATGGATTTAGTAATTCCTGGCGAACAACATATGTATTTAAGGGCCCCAACATCTCAAGAGCGACAAAaatggcttgttgcattaGGTACTGCTAAAGCTTGTGTtcaaactaaaaatagaaaagattcag CAGATACTAATCCAGAcacattaaaatctaaaaaatctGAATTGAGATTATAttgtgatttattgatgcaacAAGTACATGTAGTTAAAACTGCGGCTATCGATGAAAATGGTCCTCAAATTGCT aaaatagaTGAAGCTACTAGCCTATTAACAGCAACTTGTGATACGTTTATAAAAACGCTTGAGGATTGCATGAAATTAGCCAGTGCAAATGTACTTTATGAATTGTCGCCAAATAACGACTTGACATTACCTCCAACACCAGTTAATCTTAATCCACCtataaaaaag acaAAAAATGTATCCCGTTTGAATTCGAACGATTctcaataa
- the LOC111420881 gene encoding pleckstrin homology domain-containing family A member 3-like isoform X2, whose protein sequence is MEGTLWKWTNYWNGWQTRWFVLENGVLTYYKSQEEVNQGCKGSIKVQACEINVNYIDITRMDLVIPGEQHMYLRAPTSQERQKWLVALGTAKACVQTKNRKDSDTNPDTLKSKKSELRLYCDLLMQQVHVVKTAAIDENGPQIAKIDEATSLLTATCDTFIKTLEDCMKLASANVLYELSPNNDLTLPPTPVNLNPPIKKTKNVSRLNSNDSQ, encoded by the exons atggAAGGAACTTTATGGAAATGGACAAATTACTGGAAcg GTTGGCAAACCAGATGGTTTGTCTTGGAAAATGGTGTACTAACTTATTATAAATCTCAAGAGGAAGTTAATCAAGGATGCAAAGGATCAATTAAAGTACAAGCTTGTGAAATAAATg TGAATTATATTGATATTACAAGGATGGATTTAGTAATTCCTGGCGAACAACATATGTATTTAAGGGCCCCAACATCTCAAGAGCGACAAAaatggcttgttgcattaGGTACTGCTAAAGCTTGTGTtcaaactaaaaatagaaaagattcag ATACTAATCCAGAcacattaaaatctaaaaaatctGAATTGAGATTATAttgtgatttattgatgcaacAAGTACATGTAGTTAAAACTGCGGCTATCGATGAAAATGGTCCTCAAATTGCT aaaatagaTGAAGCTACTAGCCTATTAACAGCAACTTGTGATACGTTTATAAAAACGCTTGAGGATTGCATGAAATTAGCCAGTGCAAATGTACTTTATGAATTGTCGCCAAATAACGACTTGACATTACCTCCAACACCAGTTAATCTTAATCCACCtataaaaaag acaAAAAATGTATCCCGTTTGAATTCGAACGATTctcaataa